Within the Salvelinus sp. IW2-2015 linkage group LG19, ASM291031v2, whole genome shotgun sequence genome, the region ggccaactacaagaaacatctgacctctgtgattgccaacaagggttttgccaccaagtactaagtcatgtttggcagaggggtcaaatacttatttccctcattaaaatgcaaatcaatttataacatttttgacatgcgtttttctggatttttttgttgatattctgtctctcactgttcaaataaacataccattaaaattaaaattagtAATTGggtgagtgaagccaggtgtttaagacacagacaaaacaaatggaaaatgaaaagtggatcggcggtggctagaaggccagAAACGTCAACCACCGAatgccgcctgaacaaggagaggaccaacTTCGACGGAAGTCATGACACTACCCCACCTTGACGCGCAGCTCCCGCAGCGCGCCAACGCCGGCcacggggacgacccggaggacgaggtgcagggcgatccggatggagacggtggaactccctcAGCAtcgaagggtccaacacgtcctccaccggcacccagcatctctcctccggactgtacccctcccagtccaggAGGTACTGAAGACCCATTGCCCGACGCCAAGATGGCTCTAACAGCATACGCCGGGGCCcatcgatgtccagagggggcggagggacctcccgcacctAAGCTTCCTgtagcggaccagccaccaccagcctgaggagagacacatggaacgaggggttaatacaaTAATCAGAGGGAATTATCTGTAATCTGTAACACACCTCGTTccccctcctcaggactttgaagggccccaCACCACCCACGGACCCAGGTTCctgcagggcaagcggaggggcaggtttcgggtcgagagccagacccggtgcgaacaccgggggcctcgctgcggtggcggtcggcactgcagggcctggattaacctctacatcaccagaggaacagaggaggtgtaggataagggtacggctaaaggctataagaactggtcgtctagtacattcagaacagagagtaaaaggagcaggtgtctgggcgcggtagaatagattcaaggcataatgtacaggcaAAGGTATCATGGCAGGGCTTCTTTATGACTGAAAGCTGACTGAAACATTATATAAAGACTCAGATGTAGAAGACATAACATGTATTTAAACTGAGCCATGGACTCTACACCTATTTCATGGCTTTTCTTATATCTTGGACTGGACATTGAATTGCCAgagctccatccatccctcctaaaaggacatacagtatattacagaacTCCTGACTGAGAAGCATAGAAGAAATGGTGATGGGGGCCTCTTGTTTTTCAACTGTCACCAGACGTTGAGCACACACACTGGCCTCAAGGTGGAGCCAACTGCTGCTGACAGTTTTAAAAGCAGGTAGTATGCAGTGGAGAATGTAATGACTACCTGAACCCAGTGTTTGTGCTCCGTCTGGTGACAGTTTTAAAAGCAGGTAGCACGCAGTGGAGAATGTAATGACTACCTGAACCCAAAGTGTGCTTCTGGAAACCTGTGGAAATATGCCCTAAATTGCAGGTGTCGTCTTGTAAACGTTTGGTTTCTGGTGTGATTCTGCTGGTTAAAAGAGTTATCATCTCCGTTAAGATTGGCCTACTAAAGCTACTATAGATTTACTGCTCACTGAAAGCATGGCCATGTCCGATTACCCCTacttgcattctaaatagtagACTGATTGGGTGTGCGAAAATAGAACGTTTTATAGTATGTGCAATTGTTTGTATATCCTGGATATTACGAAAGTTGTCTCACAGGGGTCGATTCAGGGTCCTGTACTTTTCATATTTCTCTTGAAAGGTATTAATCTCCTCTGCATGTCTTCTGGCCTCTTGTTCATATTTATCCATAATTTCTTTTGTTTCCCTTTCATAATCTGCCCTCATTTCCTTCAAATTCTTCTCTTCTTGTTCTTTCCTGACTgtatcttccttctctttcttcatTTTCTCTTCTTGTTGAAATTCTTCCTgcactttttgaattttttgctCCTCCATTTTTCGATTTACATCCTCTTGCAGTCTTCTTTCCTGTTCCTCGCTACGTTCTCTCTCCCACTGCTCTTGTTGCAttgtcattttgtctgtcaactctctcctcttttcttcaaaGTCTTTTTCTATTCGGTCTCTTTCTTTCTGCTctatttctctcctctgctcttctgaTTCCTTCATCTTTAttctctcttgttccctctctctttcaaactGCTCTCTCAATCTCCTCTGTTTTTTCTCTTGTTCTACAACAGTTTGTAACTAATTCTGTCGCCACAACATTTCTCTATGCTGTTGTCTGTTTATTACTGTATTTAATTGTTCCTCCCAGTCCCTTTTATTTCTCTGCATGATTTCTGTTTGACTTTTCTCTGCTTCCTTTATTTTTCTTTGCCActcttgtctttctttctcttcatttTTTTCCTCTCATGCTCTTCTGTCGCTCTCCTTTCCATTTCTGCCTTTTTTAATTTTTCAAACGTAATTTCTTGATTTATTTGCCGTtcttctttgtctttctcttcctttctcagTTTTTCCATCCTCATTTTATATTATTCTTCCTTTTCTCTTTGTTGGTTCTCCAACTTTATTTCCTGAGTTTttatctctttttccattttctcTTTTTCTGTGTCCCATATTACTTTTTTCAACTTTTCATCTTCTttcctttttttgtcctccaaYtctctttcttccttctctgCTTTCTCCTTGTCTTCATGCTCTTTTCTaattgcttcctctctctctctcaacagtttATCTCTCAGCTGTCTTTCCTCCTGAACTTTCAATCTCTCCTCTTCCAACTTTGACTTCATCTTTTCCATGTCTGTTTCATGTCTGACCTTCAGTTTCTCCATGTCAGCctttatctccgtctctctctccttcagtatTGCTTCCTGTTTTTGTTTAATGGCTGCCTCTGCCTCCTGGAACATCTCATTGGTGTAGAAACTCCCCTTGTTCACGGACACCATTTTGTTAATCTTCTTAAGAAGCTCAGTGACCTGTGTGCAGTTATttttgtctttgttgttgaagAGATGGAGTCTGTCTCCACAATTTCTGACCAGTTTTTTCAGTTTATCACTCTTGCTTTTCCCAACGAAATCTTGAATTGATTTATTTTCCAACTCATCTCCTCTAGTAAACAAAACTAAGCAGAACATTCTGGCCCGTGGACCAAAGGTTGTCTCTATGAGGTTCAAAGTGTCCAGCTCCTCTTGAGTCATTGTCCTGATACTCAACACTATGATAAACACATGGGGTCCAGGAGCTGACAGGGAGACACATTTCACTCTCTCTTGCTGAACATCTTTATTAGAAAGTGTTGTGTCAAAAAGTCCAGGTGTGTCCACCACAGAAACTGTTCTTCCATCAACTTTGCCGACTGCCTTCTTGCAAACTGTTGTCACAGAATCAAGGCTGGTTATAGACTCAAATTCATCTCTGCCCAGGATAGTGTTTGCAGAGGTGCTCTTCCCATTTCCAGTTTTCCCAATCAGCACCACCCTTATGCACTCTGTGCTGGAGCACTCCATTTCAGCACctacaaattaaacaaattataATAAATCAATGTTAATTACTGCATGAACTGATATTGAAATCAACACAGAAGGTTCATAGTGTTAAATCATTGCTTTCCCAATCACTCCCCAATATTTGTTCCTCCCTGTGTTCAACAAACTCACCTTGTGACATGTTCCTGATTCTCTCCTCTAAATCCTTGATTCTTCTGTTCTTTTCCTCCAGTTAATGAATTGGTGGTTTAAGCCTCATGTACATGTACAGAGTGTAAGCAGGTTCTGTCTGATCCATCATTTTGACTATTTCTGCTACAAGTTCTGTCGTCTGCTTGGCGTTATCAATCTTTCAAAGCATCAAAGATTTTATTACGCCCTCCGCATATCTTGATCAGTTTGCTTTGTGTCTGCCATTTTGTTCCACAAAGTCAACTGCAGTTTTATTAACTGGAATGGTATCGGGCTGTCTAAACAGGACCATGGCAAAGTCATTGACTCGTGAGCTGAGAATCTTCTGGATGTCTCAACCCTCACCTTTTCTTCATCAGTGAGTGGGACCCAAAGGTACgaccaggaggaaagcatggactccagaagtcacagagagagacaacagtggAAGTCTCACGCATCACTTCCTCCTGAGTGAGATGTGTTCCATACAGAGCAGGCAGTCGATGAGGGTGACAGGACGATcacacacctctccttctctcttcacacacactgaGGAGGAGCTGGACTTTGGACTGGACTCTGTCTGACCCAGTATGACATTGGCTATAGAAGTCTTCCCAGCTCCTCTTCTGCCACACAGCACCACGTTCAGTCTCTGAGCCTTTAGTGTCATGGTATCATGTGTCATCTCTTCATTGTAGGTGAGGTATCTCCATTCATTCTCCTCTACCATCTTTTCTATCTTCTCAGTTAACTCTTTGTGGTCACTTCCTTGTTTGTACATTTCATGATGCCTTCCTCCACATTCTTGGATCATTTGTCTCAGATGAGCATTTCCTATGACTCCCTTGTGGTGAGTAATGATCACCATTGAGTGCTTGAAGGCCTCTTTACCAAATATACTCAGGATCAACTTGAAAGtgtttctgttctcctctgtgaaCTCCTCAGGCTTCAACACCAGCAGGACCCCATGAGGCCCAGGAGCAGAGAGGGACTTTTCTCTATCTCCTGCATCAGGGACTGCACTGGCAGAGCAAAGAAGTCTGGAGTCTTTACTACAGTTACAGACTTGCCTTTCAACTTCCCACTGGCTGACTCACATTGYTTTTTTTTGCCCAAGAAACCAGCAGGAAGGCCTAATCCTGGAGAAGCCCCTTGCTGTAGGATAATGTTACCCACTGTTTTCTTCTTGTCGTCACTCCTCCCCAGAAGCACAATCCTGAGTCGAGACTCTGTAACTCACATGAACACATTGATTGATATAAGGATATGTAGATAAAACATAATATAGTTTATCAATTTTCATACTGGATTGTCCCTGCTGCAAATTCAAATGGGCCCTTTTCTTGTGATGCTTGTGATTAAAAAGCTTGACAGCAATAGTCAGTAATATGAAGTAAGTACATGTGGATTAAGCTAATACAATGTACTACTATTACAACAAATTCCATGACTCATGTACCAATGTCCCTCTTGGGAATGTTTTCACAATTGTTCAGAATTTTACAAACATAATCTAATTACATTATCAAAAATAAACCTTTTGAAGTCCTGCTCTGCAAGATGAGTACACCATAGTTAGTCAAGTGAAAAAGAAAATGGTTATCTATTTTCTTTCACATGTAAATTCTGTCTACACAGCTGTTATCATTTTTGCCTATCAAGCTAGACATTTTGAAAACAGAGCTTCAAAAAGAATGATAATTTGGACAAATCCTAACTGAGTTGTAGCCATCCAACTTTAATATAGAAGTGGCAACATGTTGTGAACGAGACTGAATTTTACCCACCACATTTTTCTCCACTATGTGATTGCTCCCCCAGATTTTCCTTAAGCAACGTCAATCCTGAAAAAAGTGTTGACAATCAATACCAGTGACTTTATCTTTGCAGTCCCTTTCAACCAAGCATGATGAAACAACAAAGCAGTCATCCTTAATGAGGTTTCAATATAAATTGACAGTATTAATACTATAGTCCAATATCCCCCATTTTTCATGTTTCAagtccaaatcatcctaaagtgtCTGAAATTGATTGTATTTCAATGAAGTTATTTTAAGATGATTTTAATCTTGGTTATCCCAGAACTAAAGTCTTATGTAATTGGTCAACTGCTCGATTCAGTTCGGGGTCCATACGTGTTAAGAAAAGGGATTAAGACATGCTAGAACGAAGAGCGGAACAAGGAGCTTCAACTTCTCTCTTTGCAACGTCTGAATGTTCCCTCCCATTCTGAAATTGAAAAGATGCTAACACCTGTGAAATCGTGATTTGTTCAACTAAATGACGAAAAACCCAAACACTGGTACTACTGCTGCTCCCCATCCCATGCAGCACGCATTCCTTCCTGGCAGATTCCACAGTACAAGTTGTGTTTTCGTAGTTCTGTAAACAAGAGACTTTGATGATTTTGACATGAAGCGCCAAAAAATACTAATATTAGGGATGTTGACtggcattggatttgtgccacagatgctaaaaagttagcatttggagacagtggccaggtaaacaaaaccaaagcatgggttgccCTCTTACCTCCAAAAAGTGCCGACAGGGTAATGTGGGGGTACTATCCCTTCAATACTGTCAACTTATATTCAATGCTCATCTCACTATAACTGTTGACAGCTGTATACttaccaattttttttattttctcccaGTTGTTAAATTGTGATGATTCACCttgttccaaaacatcctttccAAGTTCTTCCTCAGAGGAAGATTTGAGGCTCCTGTGGATTTCCTCTTTCCCTTGTACAATGTCACATGTATCTTCATATACATCACAGGTGAGACAGTCTCCTCCATTCTCCTTTACAATCTTGTCAACATCTGCCATAAGTTGAGTGTGGTCACTGAGGTGCATGAGGTGCTGCCTCCCTCTACAGGATCTAACCATCTGATTCAGAGGGTGATCCTCATCCATGTGTCGCCTCTTGTCTTCATGAGTTGTCAGTACCATTGAGTAATTAAAGGACCGGTCACTGAGGGTGTCTAGGATTGTCCTGattctgtctccctcttcctGTGTGAACTCCTCAGGCTGCAGCACCAACAGGAATAGATGAGGTCCCGGTTTAGACAGAGTGACACACCAACGCAGATCCTCTGAGAGTTTGTCATGTGAGATGTGAGGGTCTAACAGGTCTGGAGTGTTGATCACAGCTATGCCTCTTCCCTCCACCTGACCCCCGACTCTCTCACAGCAACTTCGTACATAGTTTGGGTCAAATGCCACTGTGTCCAGGATGAAGTTCCCAACAGCACTCTTCTCAGAGCCATTCTTGCCGAGCAGCACAATCCTTAGCTCTGTAGGACTTTCAGACACTGTAACATAAACACCACCACAATCTTATTTTAAATTTTACGCACCATATTCCAACATAACAACATACATCCACAAATCTACAATCTAGAGAAATCAAGAATCAGTTGAAGTAAATCTGTTTGATATTGTATTGATCACTCACTCTCTGGGGGCAATAAATTCACACTTTTGCGTCTCTGGGCCCCTGGATTCGAGACTGAAAACACATAAAATTAACACAAACATTAGTATTTTGTAAAGTTGTTAATGTTGATTGTTGCTTGAATTGAATGTGTAACTCAGGGTAGTATTAAATGAGTGATTTAAAGACTAActgaaaaaaaattgaaaagaaaAATGGAACAATTATAACCACAAATAGGTGCTAAGTTGCATTAAAAAAAATCAGTCCAGGTACTCGTGAGGGTTTGAAAGTTTAAATTATTCAAATATACCAACGCATATCAGCTTCATCAGGTCAGAGACCCCGATTCCCCTCCAAAAGCACCTGTGGTTCTTGTGGAATACTTGAAGTGCTCCTGCTACttattttcttctgaaatcaTTTTTTATTGAGTAGCTATGTAGGTTATCGTTAAGCTAACTTTATGTCATATAAACATTATTGTGAAGACAACATTTCTAATAAGAAATAcatcttttttttgtaaaaatgtatttttttgttgtaaaaagtCAGTTaaaatcaaattcttatttacaatgacggcctaccggggaacagtgggttaactgccttgttcaggggcagaacaactgatttttgccttgtcagctcagggatttgatccagcaacctttcaattactggcccaactctctaaccactaggctacctgccaccccattataaaatccatgtacacaaacaacaagtgtgtggttagaattggcaaaaaacacacatttatttccacagggccgtggggtgagacagggatgcagcttgacccccaccttcttcaacatatatatcaacgaattggcgagggcactagaaaagtctgcaacacccggcctcaccctactagaatctgaagtcaaatgtctactgtttgctgatgatctggttcttctgtccccaaccaaggagggcctacagcaacacctagatcttctgcacagattctgtcagacctgggccctgacagtaaatctcagta harbors:
- the LOC111979091 gene encoding GTPase IMAP family member 7-like, whose protein sequence is MSQGAEMECSSTECIRVVLIGKTGNGKSTSANTILGRDEFESITSLDSVTTVCKKAVGKVDGRTVSVVDTPGLFDTTLSNKDVQQERVKCVSLSAPGPHVFIIVLSIRTMTQEELDTLNLIETTFGPRARMFCLVLFTRGDELENKSIQDFVGKSKSDKLKKLVRNCGDRLHLFNNKDKNNCTQVTELLKKINKMVSVNKGSFYTNEMFQEAEAAIKQKQEAILKERETEIKADMEKLKVRHETDMEKMKSKLEEERLKVQEERQLRDKLLREREEAIRKEHEDKEKAEKEERELEDKKRKEDEKLKKVIWDTEKEKMEKEIKTQEIKLENQQREKEE